A stretch of Cucumis sativus cultivar 9930 chromosome 2, Cucumber_9930_V3, whole genome shotgun sequence DNA encodes these proteins:
- the LOC101210345 gene encoding peptidyl-prolyl cis-trans isomerase CYP95 isoform X1, which yields MTKKKNLLVFLDVSIDGDPRERLVFELFYDVAPKTAENFRALCTGEKGIGPKTGKPLHYKGSFFHRIIGGSMAQGGDFVKRDGTVGESIYGGKFPDELPRLKHDGPGLLSMAIADRDTLGSHFLITFKANNHLDRKHLVFGKLVQGFDVLKKMERVDVEDGIPTVTVKIVNCGEFNEEKRKINKVKTGKNASDDDSQEEKRRGKPKKSRERKRRKKKYDTSDSDSSSDSELDSDSDSDSDTDLSSSSSSSESSSSDDRSRKRKRTSKRGRYRRGRRKDKRRRKRRRHDKKSRRKSKRDLDSLSDTESDSKSRSTSEQDGLDVQGKDLNRKGISGKSAEDVPQASDARHRRRGEADVVENDGERSPKENGERRSNGVAAVDSKSDRSLERQPDIVDDHPGKSRSRSISPRRTMSKSMSISPRKTHSKSHSVSPKQSMSRSRSVSQSPPQAPLRSKSISRSPVRNGSRSVSRSPVRNGSRSPGRSISRSPGRGRKGRSISRSPLRSGHQRGISRSPVRSNPQRSPSRSPPRRASRKSISRSPARVSRSVSRSPVRSSRQSLSRSSGRAPSRRSISRSPRAPARNRRSYSRSHTPIRRPRSPTSDRGISASRSVSPEGSPKRIRRGRGFSERYSFARRYRTPSASPVRSYRYSGRVERDRYSNYRRYSPRRYRSPPRGRSPLRYRNSRRSRTPSASRSPRYRSRRYSRSRSPIRSRSPVEGSRSRLSPRVGRRRSLSRSRSPSKSRSPADSQSPRRTSRDRSRSPSASPVGKKGLVSYGDGSPDSER from the exons atgacaaagaagaagaaccttTTGGTATTTCTGGATGTTTCAATTGATGGAGACCCCAGGGAAAGATTGGTTTTTGAG CTCTTTTATGACGTTGCTCCAAAAACGGCGGAGAATTTTCGTGCACTGTGTACAG gaGAGAAAGGAATTGGCCCTAAAACTGGAAAACCACTACATTATAAGGGATCTTTTTTTCATCGGATTATTGGAGGTTCTATGGCACAG GGTGGAGATTTTGTCAAACGAGATG GTACAGTTGGAGAGAGCATTTATGGTGGAAAGTTTCCAG ATGAACTTCCTCGACTAAAGCATGATGGACCTGGTCTTCTATCCATGGCTATTGCTGACCGTGACACTTTAGGCTCCCATTTTCTTATCACATTTAAGGCTAATAACCATCTTGATAG GAAGCATTTAGTGTTTGGAAAGCTTGTCCAAGGTTTTGACGTACtgaaaaagatggaaagagTGGATGTAGAAGATGGCATTCCAACTGTTACAGTGAAAATTGTTAATTGTGGCGAGTTTAATGAAG aaaaaagaaagataaataaagTGAAAACAGGAAAAAATGCTTCGGATGATGATAGTCAAGAAGAAAAGCGAAGAGGAAAGCCGAAAAAATCAAGggaaaggaagaggaggaagaaaaaatacGACACGTCCGATTCAGATAGTTCTTCTGATTCAGAATTAGACTCAGACTCAGATAGTGATTCTGACACCGATTTGTCATCATCCTCATCATCTTCTGAAAGTTCTTCCAGTGATGACAGGTctagaaagagaaagagaactTCTAAGAGAGGAAGATATAGGCGTGGGAGGAGAAAGGATAAGAGACGCCGAAAGAGGCGGAGGCATGATAAGAAGTCGAGAAGAAAATCTAAAAG GGACTTGGACAGTCTTTCAGATACTGAAAGTGATAGCAAGAGCAGAAGCACGTCTGAGCAAGATGGCCTTGATGTTCAAGGAAAAGATCTGAACCGCAAAGGCATATCCGGGAAATCTG CTGAAGATGTACCTCAAGCCTCAGATGCCCGCCACAGAAGGAGAGGAGAGGCGGATGTGGTGGAAAATGATGGGGAGAGATCCCCCAAGGAGAATGGTGAGCGGAGGAGCAATGGTGTTGCTGCTGTGGATTCTAAATCTGACAGAAGCTTGGAAAGACAGCCTGATATTGTAGATGACCACCCTGGAAAATCTAG GAGTCGAAGCATTAGTCCTAGAAGGACAATGAGTAAGAGTATGAGTATTAGTCCCAGAAAGACTCACAGCAAGAGCCACAGTGTTAGTCCAAAACAAAGTATGAGCAGGAGTCGAAGTGTTAGTCAAAGCCCACCACAAGCACCATTGAGGAGCAAGAGCATCAGTAGAAGTCCTGTTCGAAATGGAAGCAGGAGCGTCAGCAGAAGTCCTGTTAGAAATGGTAGCAGAAGCCCAGGTAGAAGTATTAGCAGGAGTCCAGGTAGGGGAAGGAAAGGTAGGAGTATCAGTAGAAGCCCATTACGAAGCGGGCATCAGAGAGGTATTAGCAGAAGCCCCGTGAGATCCAATCCACAAAGAAGTCCAAGCAGGAGCCCACCTAGAAGAGCCTCTAGAAAATCAATTAGTAGGAGTCCTGCAAGAGTTTCCAGAAGTGTAAGCAGAAGTCCGGTGAGATCCTCTCGTCAGAGTTTGAGCAGAAGCTCAGGTAGGGCACCATCCAGGAGGAGTATCAGTCGAAGTCCTCGAGCACCAGCTAGGAATCGAAGGAGCTACTCTAGGAGTCATACCCCCATCCGGAGGCCAAGGTCTCCGACATCTGATAGAGGGATAAGTGCATCAAGAAGTGTTTCTCCAGAAGGGTCTCCGAAGCGCATCAGAAGGGGGCGTGGTTTTAGCGAGCGTTATTCATTTGCTCGTAGATACAGAACACCTTCTGCATCTCCTGTCAGGTCATACCGTTACAGTGGAAGAGTTGAACGTGACAG ATATTCAAACTACAGAAGATATTCTCCTAGGCGCTATAGAAGCCCTCCTAGAGGAAGATCTCCGCTAAG ATACAGGAACAGCAGAAGAAGCAGGACTCCCTCTGCATCCCGTAGTCCGCGTTACCGTAGTCGTCGTTATAGCCGTAGCCGAAGCCCCATTAGGAGCCGTTCCCCAGTTGAGGGATCCAGGTCTCGTTTGTCTCCTAGAGTAGGTAGGCGGAGATCTCTTTCAAGGAGCAGATCCCCATCGAAATCAAGGTCCCCTGCTGATTCTCAATCCCCCAGAAGAACGAGCAGAGATAGGTCCAGGTCGCCTTCTGCAAGTCCAGTTGGGAAAAAGGGTCTGGTTTCTTACGGTGATGGATCTCCAGATTCAGAGAGGTGA
- the LOC101210345 gene encoding peptidyl-prolyl cis-trans isomerase CYP95 isoform X3, whose product MTLLQKRRRIFVHCVQERKELALKLENHYIIRDLFFIGLLEVLWHRVEILSNEMVQLERAFMVESFQVTEPHLLFSMRFFPYIDRFPFHPNELPRLKHDGPGLLSMAIADRDTLGSHFLITFKANNHLDRKHLVFGKLVQGFDVLKKMERVDVEDGIPTVTVKIVNCGEFNEEKRKINKVKTGKNASDDDSQEEKRRGKPKKSRERKRRKKKYDTSDSDSSSDSELDSDSDSDSDTDLSSSSSSSESSSSDDRSRKRKRTSKRGRYRRGRRKDKRRRKRRRHDKKSRRKSKRDLDSLSDTESDSKSRSTSEQDGLDVQGKDLNRKGISGKSAEDVPQASDARHRRRGEADVVENDGERSPKENGERRSNGVAAVDSKSDRSLERQPDIVDDHPGKSRSRSISPRRTMSKSMSISPRKTHSKSHSVSPKQSMSRSRSVSQSPPQAPLRSKSISRSPVRNGSRSVSRSPVRNGSRSPGRSISRSPGRGRKGRSISRSPLRSGHQRGISRSPVRSNPQRSPSRSPPRRASRKSISRSPARVSRSVSRSPVRSSRQSLSRSSGRAPSRRSISRSPRAPARNRRSYSRSHTPIRRPRSPTSDRGISASRSVSPEGSPKRIRRGRGFSERYSFARRYRTPSASPVRSYRYSGRVERDRYSNYRRYSPRRYRSPPRGRSPLRYRNSRRSRTPSASRSPRYRSRRYSRSRSPIRSRSPVEGSRSRLSPRVGRRRSLSRSRSPSKSRSPADSQSPRRTSRDRSRSPSASPVGKKGLVSYGDGSPDSER is encoded by the exons ATGACGTTGCTCCAAAAACGGCGGAGAATTTTCGTGCACTGTGTACAG gaGAGAAAGGAATTGGCCCTAAAACTGGAAAACCACTACATTATAAGGGATCTTTTTTTCATCGGATTATTGGAGGTTCTATGGCACAG GGTGGAGATTTTGTCAAACGAGATG GTACAGTTGGAGAGAGCATTTATGGTGGAAAGTTTCCAG GTCACGGAGCCCCACTTGTTGTTTTCCATGAGGTTCTTCCCCTACATTGATAGGTTTCCTTTTCATCCAA ATGAACTTCCTCGACTAAAGCATGATGGACCTGGTCTTCTATCCATGGCTATTGCTGACCGTGACACTTTAGGCTCCCATTTTCTTATCACATTTAAGGCTAATAACCATCTTGATAG GAAGCATTTAGTGTTTGGAAAGCTTGTCCAAGGTTTTGACGTACtgaaaaagatggaaagagTGGATGTAGAAGATGGCATTCCAACTGTTACAGTGAAAATTGTTAATTGTGGCGAGTTTAATGAAG aaaaaagaaagataaataaagTGAAAACAGGAAAAAATGCTTCGGATGATGATAGTCAAGAAGAAAAGCGAAGAGGAAAGCCGAAAAAATCAAGggaaaggaagaggaggaagaaaaaatacGACACGTCCGATTCAGATAGTTCTTCTGATTCAGAATTAGACTCAGACTCAGATAGTGATTCTGACACCGATTTGTCATCATCCTCATCATCTTCTGAAAGTTCTTCCAGTGATGACAGGTctagaaagagaaagagaactTCTAAGAGAGGAAGATATAGGCGTGGGAGGAGAAAGGATAAGAGACGCCGAAAGAGGCGGAGGCATGATAAGAAGTCGAGAAGAAAATCTAAAAG GGACTTGGACAGTCTTTCAGATACTGAAAGTGATAGCAAGAGCAGAAGCACGTCTGAGCAAGATGGCCTTGATGTTCAAGGAAAAGATCTGAACCGCAAAGGCATATCCGGGAAATCTG CTGAAGATGTACCTCAAGCCTCAGATGCCCGCCACAGAAGGAGAGGAGAGGCGGATGTGGTGGAAAATGATGGGGAGAGATCCCCCAAGGAGAATGGTGAGCGGAGGAGCAATGGTGTTGCTGCTGTGGATTCTAAATCTGACAGAAGCTTGGAAAGACAGCCTGATATTGTAGATGACCACCCTGGAAAATCTAG GAGTCGAAGCATTAGTCCTAGAAGGACAATGAGTAAGAGTATGAGTATTAGTCCCAGAAAGACTCACAGCAAGAGCCACAGTGTTAGTCCAAAACAAAGTATGAGCAGGAGTCGAAGTGTTAGTCAAAGCCCACCACAAGCACCATTGAGGAGCAAGAGCATCAGTAGAAGTCCTGTTCGAAATGGAAGCAGGAGCGTCAGCAGAAGTCCTGTTAGAAATGGTAGCAGAAGCCCAGGTAGAAGTATTAGCAGGAGTCCAGGTAGGGGAAGGAAAGGTAGGAGTATCAGTAGAAGCCCATTACGAAGCGGGCATCAGAGAGGTATTAGCAGAAGCCCCGTGAGATCCAATCCACAAAGAAGTCCAAGCAGGAGCCCACCTAGAAGAGCCTCTAGAAAATCAATTAGTAGGAGTCCTGCAAGAGTTTCCAGAAGTGTAAGCAGAAGTCCGGTGAGATCCTCTCGTCAGAGTTTGAGCAGAAGCTCAGGTAGGGCACCATCCAGGAGGAGTATCAGTCGAAGTCCTCGAGCACCAGCTAGGAATCGAAGGAGCTACTCTAGGAGTCATACCCCCATCCGGAGGCCAAGGTCTCCGACATCTGATAGAGGGATAAGTGCATCAAGAAGTGTTTCTCCAGAAGGGTCTCCGAAGCGCATCAGAAGGGGGCGTGGTTTTAGCGAGCGTTATTCATTTGCTCGTAGATACAGAACACCTTCTGCATCTCCTGTCAGGTCATACCGTTACAGTGGAAGAGTTGAACGTGACAG ATATTCAAACTACAGAAGATATTCTCCTAGGCGCTATAGAAGCCCTCCTAGAGGAAGATCTCCGCTAAG ATACAGGAACAGCAGAAGAAGCAGGACTCCCTCTGCATCCCGTAGTCCGCGTTACCGTAGTCGTCGTTATAGCCGTAGCCGAAGCCCCATTAGGAGCCGTTCCCCAGTTGAGGGATCCAGGTCTCGTTTGTCTCCTAGAGTAGGTAGGCGGAGATCTCTTTCAAGGAGCAGATCCCCATCGAAATCAAGGTCCCCTGCTGATTCTCAATCCCCCAGAAGAACGAGCAGAGATAGGTCCAGGTCGCCTTCTGCAAGTCCAGTTGGGAAAAAGGGTCTGGTTTCTTACGGTGATGGATCTCCAGATTCAGAGAGGTGA
- the LOC101210345 gene encoding peptidyl-prolyl cis-trans isomerase CYP95 isoform X2 gives MAIADRDTLGSHFLITFKANNHLDRKHLVFGKLVQGFDVLKKMERVDVEDGIPTVTVKIVNCGEFNEEKRKINKVKTGKNASDDDSQEEKRRGKPKKSRERKRRKKKYDTSDSDSSSDSELDSDSDSDSDTDLSSSSSSSESSSSDDRSRKRKRTSKRGRYRRGRRKDKRRRKRRRHDKKSRRKSKRDLDSLSDTESDSKSRSTSEQDGLDVQGKDLNRKGISGKSAEDVPQASDARHRRRGEADVVENDGERSPKENGERRSNGVAAVDSKSDRSLERQPDIVDDHPGKSRSRSISPRRTMSKSMSISPRKTHSKSHSVSPKQSMSRSRSVSQSPPQAPLRSKSISRSPVRNGSRSVSRSPVRNGSRSPGRSISRSPGRGRKGRSISRSPLRSGHQRGISRSPVRSNPQRSPSRSPPRRASRKSISRSPARVSRSVSRSPVRSSRQSLSRSSGRAPSRRSISRSPRAPARNRRSYSRSHTPIRRPRSPTSDRGISASRSVSPEGSPKRIRRGRGFSERYSFARRYRTPSASPVRSYRYSGRVERDRYSNYRRYSPRRYRSPPRGRSPLRYRNSRRSRTPSASRSPRYRSRRYSRSRSPIRSRSPVEGSRSRLSPRVGRRRSLSRSRSPSKSRSPADSQSPRRTSRDRSRSPSASPVGKKGLVSYGDGSPDSER, from the exons ATGGCTATTGCTGACCGTGACACTTTAGGCTCCCATTTTCTTATCACATTTAAGGCTAATAACCATCTTGATAG GAAGCATTTAGTGTTTGGAAAGCTTGTCCAAGGTTTTGACGTACtgaaaaagatggaaagagTGGATGTAGAAGATGGCATTCCAACTGTTACAGTGAAAATTGTTAATTGTGGCGAGTTTAATGAAG aaaaaagaaagataaataaagTGAAAACAGGAAAAAATGCTTCGGATGATGATAGTCAAGAAGAAAAGCGAAGAGGAAAGCCGAAAAAATCAAGggaaaggaagaggaggaagaaaaaatacGACACGTCCGATTCAGATAGTTCTTCTGATTCAGAATTAGACTCAGACTCAGATAGTGATTCTGACACCGATTTGTCATCATCCTCATCATCTTCTGAAAGTTCTTCCAGTGATGACAGGTctagaaagagaaagagaactTCTAAGAGAGGAAGATATAGGCGTGGGAGGAGAAAGGATAAGAGACGCCGAAAGAGGCGGAGGCATGATAAGAAGTCGAGAAGAAAATCTAAAAG GGACTTGGACAGTCTTTCAGATACTGAAAGTGATAGCAAGAGCAGAAGCACGTCTGAGCAAGATGGCCTTGATGTTCAAGGAAAAGATCTGAACCGCAAAGGCATATCCGGGAAATCTG CTGAAGATGTACCTCAAGCCTCAGATGCCCGCCACAGAAGGAGAGGAGAGGCGGATGTGGTGGAAAATGATGGGGAGAGATCCCCCAAGGAGAATGGTGAGCGGAGGAGCAATGGTGTTGCTGCTGTGGATTCTAAATCTGACAGAAGCTTGGAAAGACAGCCTGATATTGTAGATGACCACCCTGGAAAATCTAG GAGTCGAAGCATTAGTCCTAGAAGGACAATGAGTAAGAGTATGAGTATTAGTCCCAGAAAGACTCACAGCAAGAGCCACAGTGTTAGTCCAAAACAAAGTATGAGCAGGAGTCGAAGTGTTAGTCAAAGCCCACCACAAGCACCATTGAGGAGCAAGAGCATCAGTAGAAGTCCTGTTCGAAATGGAAGCAGGAGCGTCAGCAGAAGTCCTGTTAGAAATGGTAGCAGAAGCCCAGGTAGAAGTATTAGCAGGAGTCCAGGTAGGGGAAGGAAAGGTAGGAGTATCAGTAGAAGCCCATTACGAAGCGGGCATCAGAGAGGTATTAGCAGAAGCCCCGTGAGATCCAATCCACAAAGAAGTCCAAGCAGGAGCCCACCTAGAAGAGCCTCTAGAAAATCAATTAGTAGGAGTCCTGCAAGAGTTTCCAGAAGTGTAAGCAGAAGTCCGGTGAGATCCTCTCGTCAGAGTTTGAGCAGAAGCTCAGGTAGGGCACCATCCAGGAGGAGTATCAGTCGAAGTCCTCGAGCACCAGCTAGGAATCGAAGGAGCTACTCTAGGAGTCATACCCCCATCCGGAGGCCAAGGTCTCCGACATCTGATAGAGGGATAAGTGCATCAAGAAGTGTTTCTCCAGAAGGGTCTCCGAAGCGCATCAGAAGGGGGCGTGGTTTTAGCGAGCGTTATTCATTTGCTCGTAGATACAGAACACCTTCTGCATCTCCTGTCAGGTCATACCGTTACAGTGGAAGAGTTGAACGTGACAG ATATTCAAACTACAGAAGATATTCTCCTAGGCGCTATAGAAGCCCTCCTAGAGGAAGATCTCCGCTAAG ATACAGGAACAGCAGAAGAAGCAGGACTCCCTCTGCATCCCGTAGTCCGCGTTACCGTAGTCGTCGTTATAGCCGTAGCCGAAGCCCCATTAGGAGCCGTTCCCCAGTTGAGGGATCCAGGTCTCGTTTGTCTCCTAGAGTAGGTAGGCGGAGATCTCTTTCAAGGAGCAGATCCCCATCGAAATCAAGGTCCCCTGCTGATTCTCAATCCCCCAGAAGAACGAGCAGAGATAGGTCCAGGTCGCCTTCTGCAAGTCCAGTTGGGAAAAAGGGTCTGGTTTCTTACGGTGATGGATCTCCAGATTCAGAGAGGTGA